A stretch of the Capsicum annuum cultivar UCD-10X-F1 chromosome 10, UCD10Xv1.1, whole genome shotgun sequence genome encodes the following:
- the LOC124887882 gene encoding uncharacterized protein LOC124887882 codes for MPLKKRVKRSHFRSRESLLSKANQKSQMLEDAEAEVVSVVEVVAEDELNLVDEQQHANFTEKQQEKGNLFIAHSSVYDGLKDVWIIDSGYSNHMSGRRSVFKELDESEKSKLRIGNEKAMKVEGKGIIALKTSHGNVKFLHDVQYVPCLGN; via the exons ATGCCTCtcaagaaaagggtgaagagaaGTCATTTTAGATCAAGGGAGAGTCTTCTTTCAAAGGCAAATCAGAAGTCTCAAATGCTAGAGGATGCAGAGGCAGAGGTAGTTTCCGTGGTCGAGGTCGTGGCAGAGGACGAGCTCAATTTGGTG GATGAACAACAACATGCAAATTTCACTGAGAAACAACAAGAGAAGGGTAATCTGTTCATAGCTCACTCCTCAGTATATGATGGTTTGAAAGATGTTTGGATCATTGATAGTGGTTATTCCAACCACATGTCTGGCAGAAGGTCGGTTTTCAAAGAACTTGATGAATCGGAGAAGTCAAAACTTCGGATTGGGAATGAAAAGGCAATGAAAGTCGAAGGGAAAGGTATAATTGCTCTAAAAACTTCTCATGGTAATGTAAAATTTCTCCATGATGTGCAATATGTTCCTTGTTTGGGCAATTGA
- the LOC124887883 gene encoding disease resistance RPP13-like protein 4, with amino-acid sequence MKHVNILYLGRWESTSQKHIKVEKPKDLEGLANLKYIKFLSLQGILGITGIPESISRLWNLSVLDFRACHSLEVIPQGIGSLHNLTHLDLSECYLLSGMSKGLRKLTNLMVLKVFEVQDSTENSHSCTLEDLLAITKLHKLSIDTEIEDFPRWSDLDVLAKFKQLHILTIAWGGNLFQNPDSVTVSTVPKPGMGIIRTITHTFTRKRWMGMSYHQVELNRLYISGGELCDSGQFEFGTDPVPWNNVKIIRLKYLTEMEMDWMKF; translated from the exons ATGAAGCATGTGAACATTCTTTACTTGGGAAGATGGGAGAGCACAAGCCAGAAGCATATTAAGGTGGAGAAACCTAAAGATTTAGAAGGCCTGGCTAACTTAAAGTACATAAAATTCTTAAGCTTGCAAGGAATTTTAGGAATAACAGGGATCCCCGAGTCAATTTCAAGGTTGTGGAACCTTAGTGTCCTAGATTTTAGAGCTTGCCACAGTCTTGAGGTGATCCCACAGGGCATTGGTTCACTTCATAATTTGACACACTTGGACTTATCGGAGTGTTACTTGCTCAGTGGCATGTCAAAAGGTCTTAGGAAACTAACAAATCTTATGGTTCTCAAGGTATTTGAAGTTCAAGATTCAACAGAAAATTCACACTCATGCACTCTGGAGGATTTGTTGGCCATTACAAAGTTACATAAATTAAGTATTGATACAGAAATCGAGGATTTTCCAAGATGGAGTGATTTGGACGTGCTGGCAAAATTCAAACAACTCCACATCCTTACTATAGCATGGGGAGGAAATTTGTTTCAGAATCCAGACTCTGTTACTGTGTCCACCGTTCCAAAACCTGGTATGGGAATCATAAGAACAATTACTCATACTTTTACCAGGAAAAGGTGGATGGGAATGTCTTACCACCAAGTG GAGCTAAATAGACTGTACATCAGTGGAGGGGAACTTTGCGATTCGGGTCAATTCGAGTTTGGAACTGATCCAGTACCTTGGAATAATGTGAAAATAATACGTCTCAAGTACTTGACAGAAATGGAGATGGACTGGATGAAATTTTAA
- the LOC107844583 gene encoding probable disease resistance protein At4g19060, with amino-acid sequence MIGGGSSERASDDGQSKIIIKSHERWSYRTVDRNRVFVFNEKENFMERFLIRRDNEVKGFKALGIYGVAGVGKTTLCQLTFNNKQVMNHFFPQIWVCMSKSPEDVVDYIEEVVQRMRKHRGLRGLLFALRSVLKGRRYLIVLDDAFYIDNFFDNLWSEPKLEDNCTEKLALGLPKQQSGAVIVMTWSEELEKEMVGEENVHPLLPLQDKSCHEIFEDSSGEKVKQLLNFQTDHDLEDTFMSKFGGLPLAAKIMGKIMEQELTKMPANTTSLD; translated from the exons ATGATTGGTGGTGGAAGTTCAGAGAGGGCAAGTGATGATGGACAGAGCAAAATTATTATCAAATCTCATGAAAGGTGGAGCTACCGTACAGTAGATCGAAATAGAGTATTCGTGTTTAACGAAAAGGAGAATTTTATGGAGAGATTCCTTATTCGGAGGGACAACGAAGTTAAGGGATTCAAGGCACTTGGTATTTATGGTGTGGCCGGAGTTGGAAAGACGACACTTTGCCAATTGACTTTCAACAACAAGCAAGTAATGAACCACTTTTTCCCTCAGATTTGGGTTTGTATGTCAAAATCCCCCGAGGATGTTGTTGACTACATAGAAGAGGTTGTCCAGAGGATGC GCAAACATCGAGGTCTTCGGGGGTTACTTTTTGCTCTCCGAAGTGTACTAAAAGGTAGAAGGTATTTGATTGTGCTTGATGACGCTTTCTATATTGATAATTTCTTCGATAACTTATGGTCGGAACCAAAATTGGAAGATAATTGTACTGAAAAACTCGCGCTTGGATTGCCAAAACAACAGAGTGGAGCTGTTATTGTCATGACTTGGTCAGAGGAATTGGAGAAGGAAATGGTTGGCGAGGAGAACGTACATCCCCTTCTGCCATTGCAAGATAAGAGTTGTCATGAGATATTCGAAGATTCATCTGGAGAAAAAGTGAAGCAATTGCTTAACTTTCAGACTGATCATGATCTAGAGGATACATTTATGAGCAAATTTGGTGGCCTCCCTTTGGCTGCCAAGATAATGGGGAAAATCATGGAACAAGAACTGACTAAAATGCCTGCAAACACAACATCACTCGACTGA